In Pyrus communis chromosome 15, drPyrComm1.1, whole genome shotgun sequence, the genomic stretch ATACTCTTGTCTCTGTTGCTCTCCGATTTGACAATCCACTGATCTCTAATTTTTCCCCtctatatttttttgtcaaacatctCTGATTTTCCCCTAGGTAACCCTTTCTGGTAACCAGCAACCCGTACGCACTGAGATAACTGAGGCTGCTATGGAACTAGGAGCAGAAGTAAGTAAAGAAAACTATTTTTGCGTTTCCCATTTGCCAGAATGAGTTTCTCCTTAGGATAGATgtgatttcttttcctttttctttcacaATGCAGAAAGTATCTGAATTGGTCACGGAAGCATACAAGGATGCGCATCAGAAGAGTGTCGTGGTGAGAACACCGTCTCGTGCTTTTATGTTTTACGGACTGATTGATAACAGTCGGCTTCTTTAACTGATAGTGTTCGTGTGTACTTCCCATCTTCAGGCCATGAAGGAGAGAATGAGCAACCTTGCCCAGAGTTTAGGAATGCCACCAGGCCTGGGGGAATCGAAATGATGAGTTACCGGCGCATCTGTATGACACTCAACTGTCCTGTTTTGTAATCTCTGTGTTGAATCCTTTTTTCTTCATACCTTTAAGTTCGAATTCAAGGAAAAATCGTTCATTGCTTTGTAACGGAAGATTCCAAATTTTCAATGAGGTCAAATTTCAAGATTTCAGCTAAGGTTGTTTTCACTTTCAAGTTATTGTTTCTCCGTTGTTCAGCTTAAAATTTTCAAGAGGATTTTGATTTCCGgcttttcaatttttcgttTCTCTTTTCAACCTAATCACTTCAAAGGTCATTTCACTTTCAAGTTATTGTTTCTCCGTTGTTCAACTTAAAATTTTCTTGGGGATTTTGATTTCCgacttttcaatttttcgttTCTCTTTTCAACTTAATCACTTCAAAGTTTCGTTTATTCTCTGTCATTTCCCACTATCTCCTCTTACCACCCTTACTCATCCTCTTTTCCACCATATACTTctctttttatcgtacataaaaggtaaaaaattaaaaatgatataaTTATCAAACAAGAAGGGGTAGTCGAGATCTAAAAACACCAAAACCCTAGATCTAAAAACACCATAGCCGCTGACCCTTTTTTTTGACTTGGAGTCGGTGGCATGGATTGCCCGGTTTTATTTCTCGCTTTAAAGTCTTCAAAGCCAACGTTGCTCGTTATCATATTATATTGCCCTTTTTGTGCTCCTAATTTCTGTTCCAAAATTCttctaattttggttttttcaaGAATTGGAAACTTTCTTTCCTTTGCTTATTTTCGGGCACGCGTCGCCTTAAAATCGACCAAGTGAGAATTAGTTTGGCCAAGTTGGCGTTTGTATTAGTGAAGTTTATCTGAATTCAGGACGTCTTGGATTTTATTCATAATGTTCTAATTAATGTTTGTACCAGTTTTTAGTATTATAATAAAACAACTATCGTTTTgtcagaaaaaaaataaaagaattattCAAGGCTTTATATTTAGGAAATGAATATATTGATATTATGACATTCGAAATAGAATTACATAATATCTCGgctcatatatataaaaaataaagaattaaacaaataattatcCCCCACtcccaaaacaaaaacccagaaagaTAACAACCACGGTTCAAAAAATCTCCCCCTCTCTAAAACCACAGACAAAACCCTCCCAATGCCACCACAGTCAGAACACCACCCTTCAAGCTTGTAGCGCCGCTTGTCGGAGCAATAGCAGGACCGTCGACTTCCCCTGCCGGAGAAGGAGCGGGAGAAATACCGAGGTGCTTCCTTGGAGTcataaccaccaccaccagttTCTGCCCCTTCTCGCAGTGTCCCTTGGTTCCGCTGATGAAGTAGTAAGGCCCTGGCTGGTCAAGGTGGAGCTTTGTTTCGCCGTCCTTGAGCTGCTCAATTGGGTTTGACGCATTGCAGTTTGAGTAGTCTTCTTTCGTCACTCGCAAGACTGAGTCTTTGGCGCTGTCGTACTTCCacactgcaaaaaaaaaaaaaaaaaaaaaaaaaaaaaccagaaacaCACAAAATTAGCAATGTGCGAAAGAGAActtaaaaaatggaaaatccCAGATGGGAGTTGAAATGGGGATTTTACCAAGAGTGTCGCCGACGCGAAAGCGGGTGCTTTCGGCCCATTTGTTGAGGGATTGCGATTCGGAGGAGGGGACTGCCCATGAGCCATTCTTGCCACCGACGGTGATCTCTCTGGCTTCCGAGAAGCCGAAGAGGAGGAAGACGACGAGAAGAGAGGAGTATGACAGAGCTTTTGAGGATGAAAAGCcagccatttgaaaattttagagAGCGAGTGGAGAGTGTTGGGGGATTTTGGAtacttttagagagagagagagagagagagagagagagagagggagggagggagggaagaTTTGAGTTGTGGTGGCTATGGGGTCTCAGCTGTGATGTATATATAGTGTGGGGAGAAAACTTAGTCGTTGTGGGGATTAGGGAAAAAGTTAAAGCAACGGGAGAAAAAACGTTAATGGCGGAGCAGAAAACGTTTGCAACGGTCACAAAAGCATGGAAAGACGAGAACACCTGGTTGCCGGGCTTGGGCCCTGTGAGTGAGTGCACACCAGCTGGTTTCGAAACGCTTTAAGGTTTCAAACCATTGTCGTTTTAGATGGTGGTTTAAACTGGCCAGTACTTTTGTGTGGACGACGAATTCGATATTAAATGAAATTACTATTATGCGACATAGCCaaactcttctttctccttaatgtaaaatatatagtttactaaaaaaataataataaataacataggagaaagaaaaaaacaaattatttggTCCCTCTACTTGTAGCTTAGTGGTTTTGTAGTTGTTGTAGTTCAATTACTTGCAGACTTGTAGTTGTAATTTAGTGAGGATAATACTTGCACCACATATACCCTCCGTAACTTGTCTTGATTGTATAAAATTAACGATCAAAAccgtttaatttattaatttttatttttgaaatcacTTCTACAAATAATCATTtcaatcagaaatcatttagtcattcaaatgtatAAAACAAATCGATAGAGCAGGTACGAAGAAACCTATTCATGATGAACTGTCCATTTATTTGATATGTTTGGATGATAAAACGGCCTCcggttcaaatgattttttgtatgaatgattttcaaatgaaggttataaattaaacatttccAATGATTTTATTCGGTCAAGATACATATTCGCAAATAGGATATATATGTGCATCACCTCATTGAGATTGCAAATATTATGCTTCAGTGAATTATATTtgctcaatttatttatttttctcaagGAAAGTAAAAGTCTTTGCATGCCGAAAGCCTGTGAGTTaatcaaaaaaaatttatagaaaattGCACACTATGACGATAATGATCAACTGAAAATAACGCTATTATGATCTTTTCGCTATAAATAAGATAATATATCATGTTCCAACTTAATTGGTTCACATTCAAAAACTAGTGCTCATTCAAGCCACAACGGGTGGTTTGacaaatttgtagacaaaatcaGCGAAAATGGATTAAAGTGTTATGG encodes the following:
- the LOC137718240 gene encoding early nodulin-like protein 14 — protein: MAGFSSSKALSYSSLLVVFLLFGFSEAREITVGGKNGSWAVPSSESQSLNKWAESTRFRVGDTLVWKYDSAKDSVLRVTKEDYSNCNASNPIEQLKDGETKLHLDQPGPYYFISGTKGHCEKGQKLVVVVMTPRKHLGISPAPSPAGEVDGPAIAPTSGATSLKGGVLTVVALGGFCLWF